One genomic region from Campylobacter concisus encodes:
- the lepA gene encoding translation elongation factor 4, which produces MKNIRNFSIIAHIDHGKSTLADRLIQECGAVSDREMSSQIMDTMDIEKERGITIKAQSVRLNYALNGQNFVLNLIDTPGHVDFSYEVSRSLASCEGALLVVDASQGVEAQTIANVYIALENNLEIIPVINKIDLPAADPARVKDEIEHIIGLDCSGAVEVSAKTGVGIKELLEAIITRIPAPNGDVSKPTKALIYDSWFDNYLGALALVRVYDGEISKNNEILVMGTGKKHIVLDLMYPNPIAPIKTKTLSAGEVGIVVLGLKNVSDVQVGDTITQSRNPLKEPVGGFERAKPFVFAGLYPIETDKFEDLRDALDKLKLNDSSISYEPETSVALGFGFRVGFLGLLHMEVVKERLEREFDLDLIATAPTVTYEVIQTDGLNLKIQNPSQLPPVNKIDSILEPYVKATIITPSEFLGNIITLLNNRRGIQTKMDYITTDRVLLEYDIPMNEIVMDFYDKLKSSTKGYASFDYEPSDYRVGDLVKLDVKVAGETVDALSIIVPESKAQTKGRDFVKAMKEIVPRQLFEVAIQASIGNKIIARETVKSMGKNVTAKCYGGDITRKRKLLEKQKEGKKRMKAIGKVNLPQEAFLSVLKID; this is translated from the coding sequence ATGAAAAATATTAGAAATTTTAGCATCATCGCTCACATCGACCATGGCAAAAGTACACTTGCTGATCGTCTCATTCAGGAGTGTGGCGCCGTAAGTGACCGTGAGATGAGCTCGCAGATCATGGACACGATGGATATAGAAAAAGAGCGTGGCATCACGATCAAAGCTCAGTCTGTCCGCCTAAACTACGCACTAAATGGGCAAAATTTTGTTCTAAATTTGATAGACACCCCAGGACACGTTGATTTTAGCTACGAGGTGAGCCGCTCTTTGGCTAGTTGCGAGGGCGCGCTGCTTGTCGTGGATGCTAGCCAGGGCGTAGAGGCACAAACCATCGCAAACGTCTATATCGCACTTGAAAACAACCTAGAGATCATACCAGTCATCAACAAGATCGATCTGCCGGCGGCTGACCCTGCTAGGGTAAAAGACGAGATCGAGCACATCATCGGCCTTGACTGCTCAGGAGCGGTCGAAGTGAGCGCAAAAACAGGCGTTGGCATAAAAGAGCTACTTGAGGCGATCATCACGAGGATCCCTGCACCAAATGGCGACGTAAGCAAGCCTACAAAGGCGCTTATTTACGATAGCTGGTTTGACAACTACCTTGGTGCGCTTGCACTTGTGCGTGTTTATGATGGTGAAATTTCAAAAAATAATGAAATTTTAGTTATGGGCACAGGTAAAAAACATATTGTGCTTGACCTAATGTATCCAAATCCTATCGCACCGATCAAGACCAAAACGCTTAGCGCTGGCGAAGTCGGTATCGTGGTTTTAGGACTTAAAAACGTTAGTGACGTGCAGGTTGGTGATACGATAACGCAGTCAAGAAATCCCCTAAAAGAGCCAGTTGGCGGCTTTGAGAGGGCTAAACCGTTTGTATTTGCGGGACTTTATCCTATTGAAACTGATAAATTTGAAGATCTACGTGATGCGCTGGATAAACTAAAGCTAAATGACAGCTCTATAAGCTACGAACCAGAGACTTCGGTCGCACTTGGATTTGGCTTTAGGGTTGGCTTTTTAGGTCTTCTTCATATGGAGGTAGTTAAAGAGAGGCTGGAGCGTGAGTTTGACCTTGATCTCATCGCCACAGCGCCAACTGTGACTTACGAAGTCATTCAAACAGATGGGCTAAATTTAAAGATTCAAAACCCAAGCCAGCTGCCACCAGTAAATAAAATAGACTCAATCCTTGAGCCATATGTGAAAGCGACTATCATCACGCCAAGCGAGTTTTTGGGCAACATCATCACGCTCTTAAACAATCGCCGTGGCATACAAACAAAGATGGACTACATCACGACTGATCGTGTTTTGCTTGAATATGATATACCGATGAACGAGATCGTGATGGACTTTTACGACAAGCTAAAGTCAAGCACAAAAGGCTACGCAAGTTTTGATTATGAGCCTAGTGACTACCGCGTGGGCGATCTAGTAAAGCTTGACGTCAAAGTAGCTGGCGAGACTGTTGATGCACTCTCTATCATCGTGCCTGAGAGTAAGGCGCAGACAAAGGGTAGGGACTTTGTAAAGGCGATGAAAGAGATCGTGCCACGCCAGCTTTTTGAAGTGGCGATACAAGCGAGCATTGGCAACAAAATCATTGCTAGAGAAACCGTAAAATCAATGGGAAAAAACGTCACCGCTAAGTGCTACGGCGGCGATATCACGCGTAAGAGAAAGTTGCTCGAAAAACAAAAAGAGGGTAAAAAGCGGATGAAGGCGATAGGAAAGGTGAATTTGCCGCAGGAGGCGTTTTTATCTGTCTTAAAAATAGACTAA
- a CDS encoding cation diffusion facilitator family transporter has protein sequence MHNKSVLRNSFLLIFAFMVVEAIFGFLSNSLALIGDAFHMLSDAAALFLSLLAFEISEKKANLKKTFGYKRVEIIAAFVNASALVALGIFVIIEAFVRFFSEPQIEAETMLVISILGLIINLIVAIYMHKSGDIKENLNIKGAYLHVLGDTLGSVGAIIAALVIMKFGLTQADSIASIFVSILIIKSGFGLLKDSFNILIEAVPLELNTDEILDIIKGVDGVRQVHDLHIWAISAGSNALIAHVVVDDELSVGEISKMIKQIEHELSHVGIGHVTLQFEGSGHGHKDDLICELKSKDEHKHFGHKH, from the coding sequence ATGCACAACAAGAGCGTTCTTAGAAATTCGTTTTTACTTATTTTTGCGTTTATGGTGGTCGAGGCTATCTTTGGCTTCCTATCAAACTCTCTGGCGCTCATCGGCGACGCATTTCACATGCTCTCAGACGCAGCTGCACTATTTTTGTCGCTCTTGGCGTTTGAAATTTCAGAAAAAAAGGCAAATTTAAAAAAGACCTTTGGCTATAAAAGAGTTGAGATCATCGCTGCTTTTGTAAATGCCTCGGCTCTTGTTGCTCTAGGTATTTTTGTGATAATTGAAGCGTTTGTGAGATTTTTTAGCGAGCCGCAGATCGAAGCCGAAACGATGCTTGTTATTAGTATTTTGGGGCTTATTATAAATTTGATCGTAGCTATTTATATGCATAAAAGTGGCGATATAAAAGAGAATTTGAATATAAAAGGAGCTTATCTTCACGTCCTTGGTGATACGCTTGGTTCGGTTGGAGCGATCATTGCAGCACTAGTCATCATGAAATTTGGCCTTACGCAGGCTGATAGTATTGCAAGTATATTTGTTTCGATACTTATCATAAAAAGTGGCTTTGGCTTGCTAAAGGATAGCTTTAATATCCTTATCGAAGCCGTGCCGCTCGAGCTTAATACGGATGAAATTTTAGATATTATAAAGGGCGTAGATGGCGTTAGACAGGTGCATGATCTGCATATTTGGGCGATAAGTGCCGGTTCAAATGCACTCATTGCTCATGTGGTGGTGGATGATGAGCTAAGCGTGGGTGAGATATCAAAGATGATAAAGCAGATCGAACACGAGCTATCTCATGTTGGCATTGGTCATGTCACGCTTCAGTTTGAGGGTAGCGGCCACGGGCATAAAGATGATCTCATCTGTGAGCTAAAGAGCAAAGATGAGCACAAACACTTTGGTCACAAGCATTAA
- a CDS encoding ABC transporter six-transmembrane domain-containing protein, whose protein sequence is MQNNAFKTLKSIATEHNKKLILTFAFVLAENGLFLAYPIFAGFAINAIMQGNTLNALIYALFVLIAWLVGAIRRRVDTQVFASIYAKLAVNVIMNEKQNAKDDSAIIARVALSREFVNFFETHFPMFFTSVVSIIGSAFMLIFVEPKVAVACFGVMVFFLIFLPRYVKKNDNLYLRLNDRLEKEAKVIGVFNKSTLDRHYGVVSKFRIAISNREAMSYFIIGISASLLFLVAIIVLSSQQTNAGHIYSVMTYAWNFVISLDDSPKLIEEFSNLKDIGKRIDAQKKGQ, encoded by the coding sequence TTGCAAAATAACGCCTTTAAAACGCTAAAGAGCATAGCGACCGAGCATAACAAAAAGCTCATTTTGACCTTTGCCTTTGTGCTAGCTGAGAACGGGCTTTTTCTAGCTTATCCGATATTTGCAGGCTTTGCGATCAACGCAATTATGCAAGGAAATACGTTAAATGCTCTCATTTACGCACTTTTTGTGCTCATAGCGTGGCTTGTAGGAGCCATTAGGCGCCGCGTGGATACGCAAGTTTTTGCAAGTATCTATGCAAAGCTTGCTGTAAATGTCATCATGAATGAAAAGCAAAACGCCAAAGACGACTCCGCCATCATCGCCAGAGTAGCGCTCTCGCGAGAGTTTGTAAATTTCTTTGAGACGCACTTTCCGATGTTTTTTACCTCTGTTGTTTCTATCATTGGCTCAGCATTTATGCTCATCTTTGTCGAGCCAAAGGTGGCTGTGGCGTGTTTTGGAGTGATGGTCTTTTTTCTTATATTTTTGCCAAGATATGTTAAGAAAAATGATAATCTTTATCTTCGCTTAAATGACCGATTAGAAAAAGAGGCGAAAGTTATAGGCGTTTTTAACAAAAGCACGCTAGATAGGCACTATGGCGTCGTTTCTAAATTTCGCATAGCGATCTCAAACAGGGAGGCGATGAGCTATTTTATCATCGGCATTAGCGCTTCGCTGCTCTTTTTGGTAGCGATAATAGTGTTAAGCTCGCAGCAGACAAATGCTGGCCATATCTACTCTGTGATGACTTATGCCTGGAATTTTGTCATCAGTCTTGACGACTCACCAAAACTTATCGAGGAATTTTCAAATTTAAAAGATATCGGTAAGAGGATCGACGCCCAAAAAAAAGGACAATAA
- a CDS encoding cupin domain-containing protein encodes MKNYQVAKITNEPRVELKEALNLTGCEVSINELPANVGVPFVHAHKQNEELYIILDGDGELFIDGEMLKVSKGDTLRIDPEGKRCFRAGKSGIKMMCIQSKKGSLEQYTMSDGVMVTDIKPSWL; translated from the coding sequence ATGAAAAATTATCAGGTTGCAAAGATCACAAACGAGCCAAGAGTTGAGCTAAAAGAGGCTTTAAATTTAACTGGCTGTGAGGTATCTATAAACGAACTTCCAGCCAATGTGGGCGTGCCATTTGTCCATGCGCACAAACAAAACGAGGAACTTTACATTATCTTAGATGGTGATGGTGAGCTTTTTATCGACGGTGAAATGCTAAAAGTAAGCAAAGGAGACACACTACGCATAGACCCAGAAGGCAAAAGGTGCTTTAGAGCTGGCAAAAGTGGTATAAAAATGATGTGTATCCAAAGCAAAAAAGGTAGCCTAGAACAATACACTATGAGCGATGGTGTGATGGTTACAGACATCAAGCCAAGCTGGCTATAA
- a CDS encoding NAD(P)-dependent oxidoreductase has translation MKIAIIGANGKSGTNLVNEALKQGYDVTAIVRNKEYKNDNVKVIYKDIFDLAKSDLAGFDAVISAFAAWTPETFPLHKKVAAHLANLLEGIGTRLLVVGGAGTLFVDDKGTMVMDTPDFPAAYMGVAKATAESYFELKGKSDLLWTYVSPAGDYDANGARTGKYVLGGDNLILNSKNESYISYADLALAIIDELKNKKFIQKRFTGVSERA, from the coding sequence ATGAAAATAGCAATCATAGGTGCAAATGGTAAAAGTGGTACAAATTTGGTGAACGAGGCTTTAAAACAAGGCTACGATGTCACAGCGATAGTTAGAAACAAAGAGTATAAAAATGACAACGTTAAAGTCATATATAAAGATATTTTTGATCTAGCTAAGTCCGATCTAGCAGGCTTTGATGCAGTTATCAGTGCATTTGCCGCTTGGACACCAGAGACCTTCCCACTCCACAAAAAGGTTGCTGCTCATCTTGCAAATTTGCTAGAGGGTATCGGCACAAGACTACTTGTAGTTGGTGGCGCTGGTACATTATTTGTAGATGATAAGGGCACAATGGTGATGGATACGCCAGACTTCCCAGCTGCATATATGGGTGTGGCAAAGGCGACTGCAGAGTCTTATTTTGAGCTAAAAGGCAAGAGTGATTTGCTTTGGACATATGTAAGTCCAGCAGGTGACTACGACGCAAATGGTGCTCGTACTGGTAAATACGTGCTTGGTGGAGATAATCTCATCTTAAACTCAAAAAATGAGAGTTATATAAGCTATGCAGACCTTGCGCTTGCGATCATAGACGAGCTAAAAAACAAAAAATTTATACAAAAACGCTTCACAGGAGTTAGTGAGCGAGCATAA
- a CDS encoding Rrf2 family transcriptional regulator — protein sequence MQVGIKFSTAVHVVLAACFFKDEKVTSEFIAGSINTNPVIVRRLLGTLKAAGLVNVVAGVGGVSLAKEPKDITLLQIFNAVNDKEKLFKIHSDSPKACPLGGKIEGLLTGHFLKAQEALEDSLRSITLQDLLDELIN from the coding sequence GTGCAAGTAGGGATTAAGTTTTCAACCGCGGTTCATGTAGTTTTAGCAGCTTGTTTTTTTAAAGACGAAAAAGTCACGAGCGAATTTATAGCAGGTAGTATAAACACAAATCCTGTCATAGTTAGGCGTCTGCTTGGCACTCTAAAGGCTGCGGGACTTGTGAATGTCGTAGCTGGAGTTGGTGGTGTGAGTCTTGCGAAAGAGCCAAAAGATATAACCCTCCTTCAAATTTTTAACGCAGTAAATGATAAAGAAAAACTTTTCAAGATCCACTCTGACTCACCTAAAGCCTGCCCACTTGGTGGCAAGATCGAGGGACTTTTAACCGGTCACTTCCTAAAAGCACAAGAAGCTTTAGAAGATAGTTTAAGAAGCATTACTTTACAAGATCTATTAGATGAACTTATTAATTAA
- a CDS encoding ComEA family DNA-binding protein, with product MKKIVFSLLVAASTLLAAINLNTATKEELMSLDGIGSSKADAIIEYRKANKFNSIEDIKNVNGIGDKTFENLKSDISVSGTTKIDDTKSKIKSKKDEIKEKASKKSDEVKEKKDSAKDDSIKEIKDKKESLKDKTEKKSKAKKEKSKE from the coding sequence ATGAAAAAGATTGTATTCTCACTATTAGTAGCAGCTTCTACATTACTAGCAGCCATAAATTTAAACACAGCTACAAAAGAAGAGTTAATGAGTTTAGATGGTATAGGATCTTCAAAGGCAGATGCAATAATAGAGTATAGAAAAGCAAATAAATTTAACTCAATAGAAGACATAAAAAATGTAAATGGTATAGGTGATAAGACATTTGAAAATTTAAAATCAGATATATCAGTATCAGGTACTACAAAGATAGATGACACAAAATCAAAAATAAAATCTAAAAAAGATGAGATAAAAGAAAAAGCAAGTAAAAAGAGTGATGAAGTAAAAGAGAAAAAAGATAGTGCTAAAGATGATAGTATAAAAGAGATAAAAGATAAGAAAGAAAGCCTAAAAGATAAAACAGAGAAAAAGAGTAAAGCTAAAAAAGAGAAGAGTAAAGAGTAA